Proteins encoded by one window of Candidatus Eremiobacteraceae bacterium:
- a CDS encoding MFS transporter, translated as MRELLRDREFLAYFAARQGAQLAYSIEAVAIGWQVYGLRHSAFDIGLVGLVLFIPQLLLVIPAGTIADQFDRRIVCVLCTLGEMTAELMFVALVLAGSRSVALNLAAVGLIGVAHSLGTPAERSLLAGIVRSERFVRAQALSTSVGQVVTIAGPALGGVLIAIGLPVAFAVAAASYGLAALAFSFLTPRSTDRSTVPLGAIEGVRFIARHPVILGAISLDLFAVLFGGATALLPIFATQILHVGPIGFGALRSAPAVGAALVAAYLARRPVARLAGPVLMWCVAGFGVATIVFGVSHNLVLSLVALAATGGFDVVSMVIRMTLVQLGTPDAMRGRVTAIENIFIGASNELGAFESGALAALVGAASSVVIGGFATLAVIAFWAVIFPSLRSFDGIAGASPDEPRPL; from the coding sequence GTGCGTGAGCTGCTGCGCGATCGCGAGTTCCTAGCGTACTTTGCGGCACGGCAGGGTGCGCAGCTGGCTTACAGCATCGAGGCGGTCGCGATCGGATGGCAGGTCTACGGATTGCGCCACAGCGCCTTCGACATCGGCCTCGTCGGGCTCGTCCTCTTCATACCGCAACTTCTTCTCGTCATACCCGCCGGAACGATCGCGGACCAGTTCGATCGCCGCATCGTGTGCGTGCTGTGCACGCTCGGCGAGATGACGGCCGAGCTTATGTTCGTCGCGCTGGTTCTGGCCGGCTCGCGTTCGGTCGCGCTAAATCTTGCCGCGGTCGGCCTGATCGGCGTCGCACACAGCCTCGGCACTCCTGCGGAACGATCCTTGTTGGCCGGAATCGTTCGCTCGGAGCGATTCGTGCGCGCTCAGGCGCTGAGCACGTCCGTCGGCCAGGTGGTGACGATCGCGGGCCCTGCGTTGGGCGGCGTATTGATCGCGATCGGCTTGCCCGTCGCATTCGCTGTAGCCGCCGCGTCGTACGGCCTTGCCGCACTTGCCTTTTCGTTCCTCACGCCGCGGTCAACCGACCGGAGCACAGTCCCGCTCGGAGCGATCGAGGGTGTGCGCTTCATCGCCCGTCATCCCGTCATTCTCGGCGCCATATCGCTGGATTTGTTCGCCGTGCTTTTCGGTGGAGCGACCGCTCTGCTACCGATCTTCGCGACACAGATCCTCCACGTCGGCCCGATCGGCTTTGGCGCCCTGCGGAGCGCGCCGGCGGTCGGTGCGGCGCTCGTCGCCGCGTATCTCGCCCGGCGGCCGGTAGCGCGGCTCGCCGGTCCGGTGCTGATGTGGTGCGTCGCCGGCTTCGGGGTCGCGACAATCGTCTTTGGCGTTTCGCACAATCTCGTGCTCTCGCTCGTCGCCTTGGCAGCGACCGGCGGTTTTGACGTCGTCAGCATGGTTATTCGAATGACGCTCGTGCAGCTCGGCACGCCCGACGCGATGCGCGGGCGCGTCACCGCGATCGAGAACATCTTCATCGGCGCCTCCAACGAGTTGGGCGCATTTGAATCGGGCGCCCTTGCGGCGCTGGTCGGCGCCGCATCGTCCGTGGTCATCGGCGGCTTCGCAACGCTCGCCGTGATCGCGTTCTGGGCGGTCATCTTTCCGTCGCTACGATCCTTCGACGGGATCGCCGGCGCCTCACCCGACGAGCCCAGGCCATTGTGA
- a CDS encoding SRPBCC domain-containing protein encodes MSENKVTSVEARMPTRRQLVTGAVVALGSLAAGSAVFGKTPSAMTELPSTGPNKMRCSLHQEVEFNASSQRIYDVLLSSREFAAFSDAPAQIGREAGSEFSMFDGKIVGRNIELVSDQRIVQAWRPIDWNPGVYSIVKFELTSRGSQTNVALDHAGFPEGTFDHLNVGWKLKYWDPLRKYLA; translated from the coding sequence ATGAGCGAGAATAAGGTCACGTCCGTGGAGGCCCGAATGCCGACTCGACGGCAACTGGTCACCGGAGCCGTAGTCGCATTGGGCAGTCTGGCCGCCGGGTCTGCGGTTTTTGGGAAGACCCCATCGGCCATGACGGAACTACCGAGCACCGGCCCAAACAAGATGCGGTGCTCTCTCCACCAGGAAGTCGAATTCAACGCAAGCTCGCAGCGGATCTATGATGTACTCCTGAGTTCACGTGAGTTTGCCGCATTTTCCGATGCGCCGGCGCAGATCGGCCGCGAAGCGGGAAGCGAGTTCTCAATGTTCGATGGGAAAATCGTCGGACGGAACATCGAACTGGTATCCGATCAACGAATAGTTCAGGCTTGGCGGCCGATCGACTGGAATCCAGGCGTGTATTCCATCGTCAAGTTTGAACTCACGTCGCGGGGTTCGCAAACCAACGTCGCACTCGATCACGCGGGCTTTCCGGAAGGCACGTTCGACCATCTTAACGTTGGATGGAAACTGAAATATTGGGATCCGCTTCGGAAATATCTCGCGTAA